A genomic stretch from Primulina huaijiensis isolate GDHJ02 chromosome 14, ASM1229523v2, whole genome shotgun sequence includes:
- the LOC140956560 gene encoding uncharacterized protein: MKMEFCLEEGKQANPNCSTLILPALSIGNVGQLAVDLLISSLKAGRIGYLDDPNVLPCVGNDAYTASPGGDLALPLEAYELSSSGLTLVQQRSPVIKGMMIDYAKNLASFAASNGKKHVIILSSLDFGRWKRVDMSSGLQIHYLSSSNTDGSDNDCERFGWNRLQDYSPVQSTWKYLNELAEEGSMPDEDFFLEDLGDDDYYPSLPFAALFSIFKAKGIKVTCLLCYCSEGDNIPEAFYLAEATSKLVGLSQNEIDGGGAGKWTIPFSWQSVYGPPADMTLF; encoded by the exons ATGAAAATGGAGTTCTGTCTCGAAGAAGGGAAGCAAGCGAACCCTAATTGCTCCACTTTAATTCTG CCGGCGCTATCGATTGGAAACGTCGGGCAGCTGGCTGTGGATTTGCTAATCTCGTCGCTGAAAGCGGGTAGAATCGGCTACTTGGACGATCCCAATGTGCTGCCTTGTGTTGGCAATGATGCTTATACTGCTTCGCCTGGTGGAGACCTCGCTCTCCCTCTCGAAG CTTATGAGTTATCATCTAGTGGGTTAACACTTGTGCAGCAACGCTCTCCTGTTATCAAG GGTATGATGATTGATTACGCGAAGAACCTGGCAAGCTTTGCTGCTTCTAATGGAAAGAAGCATGTTATCATACTCTCCAGCTTGGACTTTGGGAGATGGAAAAGAGTTGACATGTCAAG TGGTTTGCAGATTCATTATTTATCTAGTTCCAATACGGATGGAAGTGACAATGACTGTGAAAGGTTTGGGTGGAATAGACTGCAAGATTATAGTCCTGTTCAAAGCACATGGAAGTATCTGAATGAATTAGCTGAAGAGGGGTCAATGCCTGATgaagatttttttcttgaggATCTAGGAGATGATGATTACTACCCAAGTTTGCCTTTTGCTGCACTTTTTTCCATCTTTAAG GCTAAAGGTATCAAAGTCACTTGCTTACTTTGTTACTGTTCCGAAGGAGATAATATACCTGAAGCTTTTTATTTGGCGGAGGCAACCAGCAAACTTGTGGGACTAAGCCAGAATGAAATTGATG GCGGTGGAGCTGGTAAATGGACCATACCATTTTCATGGCAGAGTGTGTATGGACCTCCAGCAGACATGACTTTATTCTAG